In the Sulfitobacter pacificus genome, one interval contains:
- the ppdK gene encoding pyruvate, phosphate dikinase, producing MLRLNIKGAAVQNNPDTTLVTATGPIANHTHGGRAKCLQRLVRLDLPVPRTVALSFDAVQKIAKGEMPDVANVVAEMPQGALMCVRPSSQDPDWGGPGAVLNIGINDTRFEELCTTIGEEAAAALYTRFVQGYAINVARLDPDMFDEVSGDGRAALTQSLRAYEAETEEQFPQDPEVQLTAVLRSMARAWDGTSARLLRQAKGAPADAGLGLVVQEMAFGVGNGQCGSGVLQLVDSDTGLRQITGRYLSQSQGRDALASDAGSLYLTCDPRGPSLEELAPEAFKELTEHAALMRRKLRAEMQVEFVIEDGKLHILDGVVVARSSRAAVKIAVALADEGIIPREEALMRVEPRTLTELLHRQIDPRSKRDVIGRGIAASPGAATGRIVFSASEAQASASRGEACILIRRETSPEDIRGMHAAAGVLTERGGVTSHAAVIGRGLGLPCVVGVSNIKFNLSKKQIVTKEGRVFEEGDEITVDGSSGTILAGSAQMIEAALDENFTRLMGWAEDVADIGVRANADTPADAQTARNFNAHGIGLCRTEHMFFEAGRLTVMREMIFAETGEDRRAVLERLLPMQRDDFKELFRIMQGQSVCIRLFDPPLHEFLPMHKAGQRELADALNLPLSDVTRRIEAMSEYNPMLGLRGVRLGVTVPEIYEMQARAIFEATVEVSQDGEPVVPEIMIPLVSARREVELVKTAIDAVAAAVRTEQDSSFAYRLGIMVETPRAALMAGEIAPHCAFLSFGTNDLTQMTYGLSRDDAGRFMSDYVQQGVFDEDPFHMLDTQGVGELLKLGAERGRAAQPGITISLCGEHGGNPESIAFCRDAGFDYVSCSPFRVPVARLAAAQLAIKHKIG from the coding sequence ATGCTGCGCCTGAACATCAAGGGTGCCGCAGTGCAGAATAATCCAGATACCACATTGGTCACGGCGACCGGGCCGATTGCAAACCACACCCATGGCGGGCGGGCGAAATGCCTGCAACGCTTGGTGCGGCTTGATCTGCCGGTGCCGCGCACGGTGGCGCTGTCCTTTGACGCAGTACAGAAAATTGCCAAGGGCGAGATGCCGGATGTGGCAAATGTGGTGGCCGAGATGCCGCAGGGTGCATTGATGTGTGTGCGCCCTTCCAGTCAGGACCCCGATTGGGGCGGGCCGGGGGCGGTGCTGAACATCGGCATTAATGACACCCGGTTTGAAGAGCTCTGCACCACCATCGGGGAAGAGGCCGCCGCGGCGCTTTATACGCGGTTTGTTCAGGGCTATGCGATCAATGTCGCCCGCCTTGACCCGGATATGTTTGATGAGGTGTCCGGTGACGGGCGGGCCGCGTTGACACAATCCTTGCGGGCCTACGAGGCTGAAACCGAAGAACAATTCCCCCAAGACCCCGAGGTTCAACTGACGGCGGTGCTGCGGTCGATGGCGCGGGCCTGGGACGGCACATCAGCGCGTTTGTTGCGTCAGGCCAAAGGTGCGCCTGCGGATGCAGGGCTGGGCCTTGTGGTGCAGGAAATGGCCTTTGGTGTGGGCAACGGTCAATGCGGATCCGGTGTGCTGCAACTGGTGGATTCTGATACGGGGTTGCGCCAGATCACTGGTCGTTATCTCAGCCAGTCACAGGGGCGGGATGCCTTGGCCTCTGACGCGGGCAGCCTGTATCTGACCTGTGATCCGCGTGGCCCCTCGCTGGAAGAACTGGCACCGGAAGCATTTAAGGAGCTGACCGAACATGCGGCTTTGATGCGCCGCAAGCTACGCGCCGAAATGCAGGTCGAATTCGTGATTGAAGACGGCAAACTGCATATACTGGACGGTGTTGTGGTGGCGCGCTCTTCGCGGGCGGCGGTCAAAATTGCCGTGGCCTTGGCGGATGAAGGGATCATCCCGCGCGAGGAAGCTCTGATGCGGGTGGAACCGCGCACCCTGACAGAGCTGCTGCACCGCCAGATTGACCCGCGTTCCAAGCGGGATGTGATTGGCCGCGGGATCGCTGCCAGCCCCGGTGCGGCCACCGGGCGGATTGTGTTTTCGGCAAGCGAGGCACAGGCTTCCGCCTCGCGCGGTGAGGCCTGCATTCTGATCCGGCGCGAAACTTCGCCAGAGGATATTCGCGGCATGCATGCCGCTGCCGGTGTGTTGACGGAGCGCGGTGGTGTGACCAGCCATGCCGCGGTGATCGGGCGTGGCCTTGGTCTGCCCTGTGTGGTTGGTGTCTCCAACATCAAATTCAACCTGAGCAAAAAGCAGATTGTCACCAAAGAGGGCCGTGTTTTCGAAGAGGGTGACGAGATCACCGTGGACGGATCCAGCGGTACAATCCTTGCGGGCTCCGCCCAGATGATAGAGGCCGCACTGGATGAGAATTTCACCCGGTTGATGGGCTGGGCCGAGGATGTGGCCGATATCGGTGTGCGGGCCAATGCCGACACACCAGCGGATGCGCAAACCGCACGCAACTTCAACGCCCATGGTATCGGGTTATGCCGCACGGAACATATGTTCTTTGAGGCGGGGCGTCTGACCGTGATGCGCGAGATGATCTTTGCCGAAACCGGCGAGGACCGGCGCGCCGTGCTGGAACGTCTGCTGCCGATGCAGCGGGATGATTTCAAAGAGCTGTTTCGCATCATGCAGGGGCAGTCGGTCTGTATCCGTCTGTTCGACCCGCCGCTGCATGAATTCCTGCCGATGCATAAAGCGGGCCAACGCGAGCTGGCGGATGCGCTGAACCTTCCTCTGTCGGATGTGACCCGGCGGATCGAGGCGATGTCGGAGTATAACCCGATGCTGGGTCTGCGTGGTGTGCGCCTCGGGGTGACAGTGCCGGAAATCTACGAAATGCAGGCGCGTGCGATTTTCGAGGCGACGGTCGAGGTCAGTCAGGACGGCGAACCTGTGGTGCCAGAGATCATGATCCCGCTGGTGTCTGCACGCCGCGAGGTTGAATTGGTCAAGACCGCGATTGACGCGGTAGCCGCCGCCGTGCGCACAGAACAGGACAGCAGCTTTGCCTATCGGTTGGGCATCATGGTCGAAACACCACGCGCGGCGCTGATGGCGGGCGAGATTGCACCACATTGTGCTTTCCTGAGTTTCGGCACCAACGATCTGACCCAGATGACCTATGGTCTGTCGCGCGATGACGCGGGGCGGTTCATGTCGGATTATGTGCAGCAGGGCGTGTTTGACGAAGACCCGTTTCATATGCTGGATACGCAAGGTGTGGGCGAGCTGTTGAAACTGGGCGCAGAACGCGGTCGCGCGGCACAACCGGGCATCACAATTTCGCTGTGTGGCGAACATGGCGGCAACCCCGAATCAATCGCATTTTGCCGCGATGCGGGGTTTGACTACGTCTCCTGTTCACCTTTTCGCGTTCCGGTTGCACGATTGGCCGCGGCCCAGCTGGCCATCAAACACAAGATAGGGTAG
- the glyS gene encoding glycine--tRNA ligase subunit beta: MPDLLIELFSEEIPARMQTRAAADLQKLVTNGLVEAGLTYASAAAFSTPRRLTLTLEGMLDASPAVVEERKGPKADAPEKAIEGFLRGAGVTRDQLEERDTPKGKILFAKINKQGRPAAEIIAEVLEQTIRNFPWPKSMRWGSGSLKWVRPLHSIVCVMSAEDGAQIVLLEVDGITSGDTTYGHRFLAPDAIKVTGFEDYEAKLARANVVLRADARGETIWNDATNVAFASGMEVVEDAGLLAEVAGLVEWPVVLMGNIADDFLGLPAEVLQTSMKEHQKFFSVRNPKTGRIEKFITVANRTTADNGATILAGNEKVLSARLADAKFFWENDLRVAQSEDGMATWVKALENVTFHNKLGTQAELIERMAVLARELAPMVGADADEAEAAARVAKADLSSEMVYEFPELQGLMGRYYASAAGMSDAVAAACEEHYAPLGPSDDVPTAPVSVAVALAEKIDKLTGFWAIDEKPTGSKDPFALRRAALGVIRILVENELVFSFSAVVHTSYAKIINSVVNTIAVFKEHKIGSGDTAYETYSLVGGLDELDGGLVDEILFTEFKGRQEGVGHHEGTWVGDDKATLRQLDSVEKIKADLLSFLHDRLKVYLKDQGIRHDIIDACIAMEGNDDLTLLVKRAKALSETLETDDGENLIQGFKRANNILTQAEEADGVEYSYGADVKFSETDEERALFKALDDAEAVITPAMEKQDFTTAMSAMATLRAPVDAFFDAVQVNSDNGTVRRNRLNLLSRIRTICTSVADLTKVDG, translated from the coding sequence GTGCCCGACCTGCTGATCGAACTCTTCTCCGAAGAAATCCCCGCCCGCATGCAAACACGTGCCGCTGCGGACCTGCAAAAGCTGGTGACAAACGGTCTGGTTGAGGCCGGTTTGACCTATGCCTCTGCCGCTGCCTTCAGCACCCCGCGCCGGTTGACGCTGACGCTTGAGGGGATGTTGGATGCCTCACCGGCTGTTGTCGAGGAACGCAAAGGTCCCAAGGCCGATGCACCCGAGAAAGCCATCGAAGGGTTCCTGCGCGGGGCAGGGGTGACACGGGATCAATTGGAAGAGCGCGACACGCCCAAGGGCAAGATCCTGTTCGCCAAGATCAACAAACAGGGCCGTCCCGCTGCCGAGATCATTGCCGAGGTGCTGGAACAGACGATCCGCAATTTCCCATGGCCCAAATCCATGCGCTGGGGCAGTGGCAGTTTGAAATGGGTGCGCCCCTTGCATTCGATTGTCTGTGTGATGTCCGCCGAAGATGGTGCGCAGATCGTACTGCTGGAGGTGGACGGGATCACATCCGGCGATACCACCTATGGTCACCGTTTCCTTGCGCCTGACGCGATTAAGGTCACCGGGTTTGAGGACTACGAGGCGAAGCTTGCCCGCGCTAATGTTGTGCTGCGCGCTGATGCCCGCGGCGAAACCATTTGGAACGATGCCACCAATGTGGCCTTTGCCAGCGGCATGGAAGTGGTCGAGGATGCCGGATTGCTGGCCGAGGTGGCCGGGCTGGTTGAATGGCCGGTTGTGCTGATGGGTAATATTGCCGACGACTTCCTTGGCCTGCCGGCTGAGGTGCTGCAAACCTCGATGAAAGAGCACCAAAAGTTCTTTTCCGTGCGCAACCCCAAGACGGGGCGCATTGAGAAATTCATCACCGTGGCCAACCGCACCACGGCTGACAATGGCGCGACAATTCTGGCGGGGAATGAAAAGGTACTGTCAGCGCGTCTGGCTGATGCCAAGTTCTTCTGGGAGAACGATCTGCGCGTGGCACAATCCGAGGACGGCATGGCCACTTGGGTCAAGGCGTTGGAAAACGTCACCTTCCACAACAAGCTGGGCACACAGGCCGAGCTGATCGAACGCATGGCCGTGTTGGCCCGCGAACTGGCCCCCATGGTGGGCGCGGATGCGGATGAGGCGGAAGCAGCGGCGCGGGTTGCCAAGGCTGATCTGTCGTCTGAAATGGTTTATGAATTCCCCGAATTGCAGGGCTTGATGGGGCGTTATTATGCGTCTGCGGCTGGCATGTCGGATGCGGTTGCGGCGGCGTGCGAAGAACACTACGCGCCTTTGGGGCCGTCCGATGATGTGCCGACCGCGCCGGTGTCCGTCGCCGTGGCCTTGGCCGAGAAGATCGACAAGCTGACGGGATTCTGGGCGATTGACGAGAAGCCGACGGGGAGCAAAGACCCCTTTGCTTTGAGAAGGGCTGCGCTGGGGGTTATTCGGATATTGGTTGAGAATGAGTTGGTTTTTTCATTTTCGGCTGTAGTTCACACTTCCTATGCGAAGATTATTAATTCGGTTGTGAACACGATCGCGGTATTCAAGGAACATAAAATTGGTAGCGGCGATACAGCTTACGAGACTTATTCTTTGGTTGGCGGCTTAGATGAACTTGACGGAGGTCTTGTCGACGAGATCTTATTCACTGAATTTAAGGGTCGCCAAGAGGGTGTAGGTCACCACGAAGGAACTTGGGTGGGCGACGACAAGGCGACGCTGCGACAGCTGGATTCAGTTGAGAAGATTAAAGCCGATCTCCTCTCCTTCCTCCACGACCGCCTCAAAGTCTATCTCAAGGACCAAGGCATCCGTCACGACATCATCGACGCCTGCATCGCTATGGAAGGCAACGACGATCTGACCCTGCTGGTCAAACGCGCCAAAGCTTTGTCGGAAACTCTCGAAACCGATGACGGTGAAAACCTGATTCAGGGCTTCAAACGTGCCAACAACATTCTGACACAGGCCGAGGAAGCCGATGGCGTTGAATACTCCTACGGCGCGGATGTGAAGTTCAGCGAAACCGACGAAGAGCGTGCATTGTTTAAGGCACTGGATGACGCAGAGGCGGTGATCACCCCCGCCATGGAGAAACAGGATTTCACCACCGCCATGTCCGCCATGGCCACCCTGCGCGCGCCGGTCGATGCGTTCTTTGATGCGGTGCAGGTGAACAGCGACAATGGCACGGTGCGGCGCAACCGGTTGAACCTGCTCAGCCGGATCCGCACGATCTGTACCTCTGTCGCCGATTTGACAAAGGTTGACGGGTAA
- a CDS encoding DUF1206 domain-containing protein: MISASHEALKWTMRAGYAARGVIYVLVGGLAFWAAFSPSQPEGTKDALTQLRAAPLGIAMLLCIAIGLLAYMIWRIVAGVVDVEEHGRGAKGVCARLGQIITGGIHGGIGLSIMALAIGSAGGGENSQIAWTQAVLDLPGGRGIVATGALVLAGAGLYYVKKGALSEYQDHLASAPLLSRIDPLLKYGLIIYGGLLVLVAVSFGFAAWHGEASQSGGLGQALQSLRDLAFGRMLLGFAGLGLIAFALYNLAEAIWRIVPAIDGPDVETMRRAAQRLT, encoded by the coding sequence ATGATTTCCGCATCTCATGAAGCACTGAAATGGACGATGCGGGCCGGTTACGCCGCGCGCGGCGTGATATATGTGCTTGTTGGCGGTTTGGCTTTTTGGGCGGCCTTCAGCCCGTCACAACCCGAAGGCACCAAGGATGCACTGACCCAACTGCGTGCCGCGCCTCTGGGCATTGCGATGCTTTTGTGTATCGCCATCGGATTGCTCGCCTATATGATCTGGCGCATCGTTGCTGGTGTGGTGGATGTGGAGGAACATGGCCGGGGTGCCAAGGGAGTCTGCGCCCGACTGGGACAGATCATTACCGGGGGGATCCATGGCGGGATTGGCCTGTCCATCATGGCCTTGGCCATTGGCAGTGCCGGGGGCGGTGAAAACAGTCAAATTGCCTGGACGCAAGCGGTGCTTGATCTGCCCGGCGGGCGGGGGATCGTTGCCACTGGTGCGCTGGTGCTGGCGGGGGCGGGGTTGTACTACGTCAAGAAGGGGGCCTTGTCCGAATATCAGGATCACCTTGCTTCTGCCCCATTGCTGTCGCGGATCGATCCCTTGTTGAAATACGGGTTGATCATCTATGGCGGGCTGCTGGTGCTGGTGGCGGTCTCCTTCGGATTTGCTGCCTGGCACGGCGAGGCGTCACAATCCGGCGGTTTGGGTCAGGCCTTGCAGAGCCTGCGTGATTTGGCCTTTGGTCGTATGCTGCTGGGGTTTGCGGGGCTTGGGCTGATCGCCTTTGCGCTTTATAATCTGGCCGAGGCCATCTGGCGGATTGTGCCAGCCATTGACGGACCCGACGTGGAAACCATGCGCCGTGCCGCGCAACGGTTGACCTAG
- a CDS encoding DUF6446 family protein: MTGRIIGIVIVISALIAGAGLYYLQIYGFYEAVAEEEVTLVSLNTDAPEPILFDSFEAIDADSSPIRYRACFTTTQSLAFLTESYVLIDDVEPRNAPAWFDCFDAAAIGGEITAGTALTFLGAKNVHYGVDRIVAITEDGRGYVWHELNDCGEKAYDGTVVGEECPALLDTTK, translated from the coding sequence ATGACCGGTAGAATAATAGGGATCGTGATCGTGATTTCAGCACTTATCGCCGGCGCGGGGCTGTATTACCTGCAAATCTATGGCTTTTATGAAGCTGTGGCTGAGGAAGAAGTGACTCTTGTGTCGCTGAACACAGATGCCCCCGAGCCGATCCTTTTTGACAGTTTCGAAGCAATTGATGCGGACAGCTCTCCGATCCGCTATCGCGCCTGTTTCACCACCACGCAAAGCCTTGCGTTTCTGACTGAAAGCTATGTGCTGATTGATGATGTCGAACCGCGCAACGCCCCGGCCTGGTTTGATTGTTTCGACGCGGCGGCAATTGGCGGTGAAATCACCGCGGGCACTGCACTTACTTTTCTGGGCGCGAAAAACGTGCACTATGGCGTGGACCGCATTGTTGCCATCACCGAAGACGGGCGTGGCTATGTTTGGCACGAGCTGAACGATTGTGGTGAAAAAGCCTATGACGGGACGGTCGTGGGTGAAGAATGCCCGGCCTTGCTGGATACCACCAAATAA
- a CDS encoding glycine--tRNA ligase subunit alpha produces the protein MSQTAEIPQNTAKPKSFQAIILALQNYWASKGCAVLQPYDMEVGAGTFHPATTLRSLGTQPWAAAYVQPSRRPTDGRYGENPNRLQHYYQYQVLIKPSPPNLQELYLGSLEAIGINMDLHDIRFVEDDWESPTLGAWGLGWEVWCDGMEVSQFTYFQQVGGHDCHPVSGELTYGLERLAMYVLGVDHVMDMPFNDPDALIPLTYADVFKQTEEEYARWNFDTANTEVLLRQFEEAEAHCKAILEEPAQDPKTGKRIIMAHPAYDQCIKASHMFNLLDARGVISVTERQAYIGRVRALSKMCADAFVQTRAGGWSEDAA, from the coding sequence ATGTCCCAGACCGCCGAAATACCCCAGAACACAGCAAAACCAAAATCGTTTCAGGCGATCATTTTGGCGTTGCAGAACTATTGGGCCTCGAAAGGCTGTGCCGTGTTGCAGCCCTATGACATGGAGGTCGGGGCAGGTACGTTTCACCCGGCCACCACGTTGCGCTCGCTTGGCACACAGCCCTGGGCCGCCGCCTATGTGCAGCCCTCGCGCCGCCCGACGGACGGGCGCTATGGTGAAAACCCGAACCGCTTGCAGCATTATTACCAGTATCAGGTGCTGATCAAACCCAGCCCGCCAAACCTACAAGAGCTGTATCTTGGCAGCCTTGAGGCCATCGGTATCAACATGGACCTGCATGACATCCGCTTTGTCGAGGATGACTGGGAAAGCCCGACGCTTGGTGCCTGGGGGCTGGGCTGGGAAGTCTGGTGTGACGGCATGGAAGTCAGCCAGTTCACCTATTTCCAGCAGGTCGGGGGGCATGATTGCCATCCGGTGTCGGGCGAATTGACGTACGGGCTGGAGCGTCTGGCGATGTATGTGCTGGGCGTGGACCATGTAATGGACATGCCGTTCAACGATCCGGATGCGCTGATCCCTCTGACCTATGCCGATGTATTCAAGCAGACCGAAGAAGAATACGCGCGCTGGAACTTTGACACCGCCAATACCGAAGTGTTGTTGCGCCAGTTTGAAGAAGCGGAGGCGCATTGTAAGGCCATCCTTGAAGAGCCTGCCCAAGACCCCAAGACCGGCAAGCGCATCATCATGGCGCATCCGGCCTATGACCAATGCATCAAGGCCAGCCATATGTTCAACCTGCTGGATGCACGCGGCGTGATCTCCGTAACCGAGCGGCAGGCCTATATCGGACGGGTTCGTGCCTTGTCGAAAATGTGTGCTGATGCCTTTGTGCAGACCCGTGCGGGCGGTTGGTCAGAGGACGCAGCGTGA
- a CDS encoding serine protease: MTRILSALLAAIFTLFVFLDSAAFAQSPDDVVWVQIEAQPRLSEATARARVYSEIVEDVNGFSLGGGWYAIAVGPYLRSDAEQVLRQYVRSGIVPRDSFIQLSSSFRQQFWPVGANVLNRDVVTAPDAVDIATAPPAATSPTPPVEPATPEVPEVPVVQAADETLSEARRSERDLSAQERKDLQIALKWAGFYNAAIDGSYGRGTRSSMAAWQEANNFEITGVLTTLQRAALLKQYNAVLDGLGLQLVRDDQAGIEMVMPTAEVGFARYEAPFAQYDSTGDIGARILLISQAGDQNTLFGLYDIMQTLEIVPLNGPRERKNSSFTLVGENAQIVSETRASLQDGQVKGFTLIWPAGDETRRSRVMDELEKSFTRLPAVLDPAAGGDSEQAIDLVAGLQIRQAKLARSGFFIDRSGTVVTTAEAVASCGRLTVDGDTDADILAQDADKGIAILKPRSALAPLAVAAFDLGTPRLQSEISVAGYSYEGVLSAATLTFGKVADVRGLSGEEHLNRLALKAQAGDAGGPVFDASGNVVGMLLPKASGAQELPEDVSFALDGGSVAALAAQAGVQLNATGRTGTVAPRDLRMAAQGMTVLVSCWE; this comes from the coding sequence ATGACGCGTATCCTTTCGGCTTTGCTGGCAGCGATTTTCACCCTGTTCGTTTTTCTTGACTCAGCGGCCTTTGCACAATCACCCGATGATGTCGTCTGGGTCCAGATCGAGGCACAGCCGCGGCTGTCCGAAGCAACAGCCCGCGCCCGCGTCTATTCAGAGATCGTGGAAGATGTGAACGGGTTTTCACTGGGTGGCGGCTGGTACGCGATCGCGGTTGGCCCCTACCTGCGGTCGGACGCGGAACAGGTGTTGCGTCAATATGTGCGCAGCGGGATTGTCCCACGTGACAGTTTCATCCAGCTTTCCAGCAGCTTTCGCCAGCAATTCTGGCCGGTGGGTGCCAATGTGCTGAACCGCGATGTGGTGACTGCGCCGGATGCGGTGGACATCGCCACCGCGCCACCGGCGGCGACATCGCCGACCCCACCTGTCGAACCCGCGACACCCGAAGTGCCAGAGGTGCCTGTCGTGCAAGCTGCGGATGAAACCCTGTCCGAGGCCCGGCGCAGTGAGCGCGACCTGAGCGCACAGGAGCGCAAGGATCTGCAAATCGCGCTGAAATGGGCCGGTTTTTACAATGCCGCGATTGACGGTTCTTACGGGCGCGGCACCCGCAGCTCGATGGCAGCTTGGCAGGAAGCGAATAATTTTGAAATCACGGGCGTCCTGACCACCTTGCAACGGGCTGCCCTGCTGAAACAATATAACGCTGTGCTTGACGGATTGGGGCTGCAACTGGTGCGGGATGATCAGGCGGGGATCGAAATGGTGATGCCCACGGCCGAGGTCGGTTTTGCCAGATACGAGGCACCTTTTGCGCAATATGACAGCACCGGTGACATCGGTGCGCGGATCTTGCTGATCTCGCAGGCCGGTGACCAGAACACGCTGTTTGGTCTCTATGACATCATGCAAACGCTTGAGATCGTCCCCCTGAACGGGCCGCGCGAGCGCAAGAACTCTTCCTTTACGCTGGTTGGGGAAAACGCTCAGATCGTCAGCGAAACCCGGGCCTCCCTGCAAGACGGTCAGGTCAAAGGGTTTACCCTGATCTGGCCCGCCGGCGATGAAACCCGCCGCAGCCGTGTGATGGACGAACTGGAGAAAAGCTTTACCCGTTTGCCCGCTGTGCTGGATCCTGCGGCAGGCGGCGACAGCGAACAAGCGATTGATCTGGTTGCCGGCCTTCAGATCCGGCAGGCAAAACTGGCGCGTTCGGGCTTCTTCATTGATCGCAGCGGCACGGTTGTGACCACGGCAGAGGCTGTCGCCTCCTGTGGTCGCCTGACCGTGGACGGCGACACTGATGCCGATATTCTGGCGCAGGACGCCGACAAGGGCATCGCGATCCTGAAGCCCCGCAGCGCCCTTGCCCCGCTGGCGGTTGCTGCCTTTGATCTGGGCACCCCACGTCTGCAATCGGAAATCTCTGTGGCTGGTTATTCTTACGAGGGCGTGCTTTCCGCGGCGACCCTGACCTTTGGCAAAGTGGCTGACGTGCGCGGGCTGTCCGGTGAGGAACATCTTAACCGTCTGGCGCTGAAGGCACAGGCCGGTGATGCAGGTGGCCCGGTGTTTGACGCCAGCGGCAATGTGGTGGGGATGTTGCTGCCAAAGGCATCAGGCGCACAGGAACTGCCCGAAGATGTCAGTTTTGCACTGGATGGTGGATCTGTTGCGGCACTGGCGGCACAGGCAGGCGTTCAGCTGAATGCAACGGGTCGTACCGGCACCGTGGCCCCACGAGATTTGCGGATGGCTGCACAGGGCATGACCGTGCTGGTCAGCTGCTGGGAATGA
- a CDS encoding 5-guanidino-2-oxopentanoate decarboxylase produces the protein MLKDRGVDVIFGIPGVHNQEMYRGIEEAGITHVLARHEQGAGFMADGYARASGKPGVAYVITGPGVCNIMTPMGQAYSDSVPMLVISSCLDEVAAQRGQLHQMKEQQTAAATVCDWSEEARTAEAAYGLIDRAFAEFTSGRPRSKHIQVPIVQLEATANPAPPKLAAVQATGYRPADVTQLVKMLADAQKPLFVFGGGAAQAWKAARQVVSACGAASMSSYAGRGIIQGDAPLNYGACLARGDSATVLAEADLVIAIGTELAEVDLWRPDLGHDGDLVRIDLDPEVLSDPQRASHPMQAEAGAFLKALAAELPEGRGKTGWQADKVAATRARWRAETDAERPGIVPICDALREVIPPDTMIYSDMTQFAYVAKEVWDMDRPGHWHHPYGFGTLGYATPAAIGGAVARQGKPTMAIIGDYGFHYTMQELGVAVELVLSLPIILWDNGKLGEIEDSMVRAQIAPNAVVARNPDFVKLAEAFGARAVAPADLAQMQEAVTKAFAADGPTLIYLTPAILE, from the coding sequence ATGTTGAAAGACCGCGGTGTCGATGTCATCTTTGGCATTCCCGGCGTGCACAACCAAGAGATGTATCGCGGCATTGAAGAGGCGGGCATCACCCATGTGTTGGCGCGTCACGAACAGGGTGCGGGGTTTATGGCTGATGGCTATGCCCGCGCGAGCGGCAAGCCGGGAGTGGCCTATGTGATCACCGGACCGGGGGTGTGCAATATCATGACCCCGATGGGGCAGGCCTATTCAGATAGCGTGCCGATGCTGGTGATTTCTTCCTGTCTGGACGAGGTCGCGGCGCAGCGCGGCCAGTTGCATCAGATGAAGGAGCAGCAAACGGCTGCGGCAACGGTCTGTGACTGGTCTGAAGAGGCGCGAACAGCGGAGGCAGCCTATGGGTTGATTGATCGCGCATTTGCGGAGTTCACCAGCGGACGGCCCCGCTCAAAGCACATACAGGTGCCGATTGTCCAGCTGGAAGCCACGGCCAATCCGGCACCACCCAAGCTGGCAGCCGTGCAGGCAACCGGATATCGCCCGGCGGATGTGACGCAACTGGTCAAGATGCTGGCCGATGCGCAAAAGCCGCTGTTTGTCTTTGGCGGTGGGGCCGCGCAGGCGTGGAAAGCCGCGCGTCAGGTGGTATCGGCCTGTGGTGCTGCCAGCATGAGCAGCTATGCAGGGCGCGGGATCATTCAGGGTGATGCGCCACTGAACTACGGTGCATGTCTGGCGCGGGGCGACAGCGCCACCGTGCTGGCAGAGGCGGATCTGGTCATCGCCATCGGCACGGAACTGGCCGAAGTGGACCTCTGGCGGCCTGATCTGGGGCATGACGGCGATCTGGTGCGCATTGATCTGGACCCTGAAGTCCTGTCTGATCCGCAACGCGCCAGCCACCCCATGCAGGCCGAAGCAGGGGCATTTCTGAAAGCACTGGCCGCAGAACTGCCGGAAGGCAGGGGAAAAACTGGCTGGCAGGCAGATAAGGTTGCGGCAACCCGTGCCCGCTGGCGGGCAGAGACAGATGCAGAACGGCCCGGTATCGTGCCAATCTGCGATGCCCTGCGTGAGGTTATACCGCCAGATACGATGATCTATTCCGACATGACCCAATTTGCCTATGTGGCCAAGGAGGTCTGGGACATGGACCGCCCCGGACATTGGCACCACCCCTATGGCTTCGGCACGCTGGGATATGCCACACCCGCGGCGATTGGCGGCGCGGTTGCACGTCAGGGCAAGCCGACCATGGCGATTATCGGGGATTACGGGTTTCACTATACGATGCAGGAACTGGGTGTCGCGGTGGAACTGGTGTTAAGCCTGCCGATCATCCTTTGGGACAATGGCAAGCTGGGCGAGATCGAAGACAGCATGGTGCGCGCGCAGATCGCGCCGAATGCTGTGGTGGCCCGCAATCCTGATTTTGTGAAGCTGGCAGAGGCCTTTGGCGCGCGGGCGGTGGCACCGGCGGATTTGGCGCAAATGCAAGAAGCGGTCACCAAGGCGTTCGCAGCGGACGGGCCGACCCTGATTTATTTAACCCCTGCGATTTTGGAGTAG